In Methanofollis fontis, the following proteins share a genomic window:
- a CDS encoding PAS domain S-box protein, protein MISVLYVDDEPSLLEICTLFLERGGDISVDTALSAGDAIERMASHHYDAVISDYQMPGMDGIEFLRTVRESGDGIPFIIFTGKGREEVVIEALNCGADFYLQKGGDPKSQFAELKSKILHSTARKRAEEAQRESEERLRTLIGAMPDIVCFKDGEGRWLEANEFTLGLLGLGEGEYRGKTDADLADLSPLYRHALQNCERIDHAAWGAGKPVRKDEAIPRPDGTPMIFDFIKVPTYHPDGTRKGLIVIGRDVTERSRAECAIRESEEKYRTLVEEIRDGFFMTDHSGTITFATQTLANIFGCDAPAEMAGQSFSRWVSPEQRKWAVSAFTSGIETGKMSETPIEVPVVREDGTLAWTEIKTYPIIRNGTTEGARGIVRDITARKQASIALAESEEIFHAVTNAAIDGIIMIDDRGCITFWNPAAERIFGYSAGEAIGRNVHDLIAPGHRHATIREGFRHFSATGIGPVIGRTLRLEAVRKSGEDFPIELSVSAVRMRDGWHAVGIVRDVSERVQG, encoded by the coding sequence ATGATATCCGTCCTGTATGTTGACGACGAGCCCTCACTCCTCGAGATCTGCACCCTCTTCCTCGAACGCGGAGGCGACATCTCTGTCGATACGGCCCTATCCGCAGGCGACGCCATCGAGCGGATGGCATCCCACCATTACGACGCCGTCATCTCCGACTACCAGATGCCGGGCATGGACGGGATCGAGTTCCTCCGCACCGTCCGGGAATCAGGCGACGGCATACCCTTCATCATATTCACCGGAAAGGGGCGGGAGGAGGTGGTGATCGAGGCGCTCAACTGCGGTGCCGATTTCTACCTCCAGAAAGGGGGAGACCCGAAGAGCCAGTTCGCCGAGCTGAAGTCAAAAATCCTCCATTCCACGGCGCGAAAACGTGCTGAGGAGGCGCAGAGGGAGAGTGAGGAGCGCCTCAGGACACTGATCGGCGCCATGCCCGACATCGTCTGCTTCAAGGACGGGGAGGGGCGCTGGCTGGAGGCGAATGAGTTCACTCTGGGACTTCTCGGACTTGGAGAGGGAGAGTATCGGGGTAAGACCGATGCCGACCTCGCAGATCTCTCCCCGCTCTACCGCCACGCCCTCCAGAACTGCGAACGGATCGACCACGCGGCCTGGGGGGCCGGAAAACCCGTCAGGAAAGATGAGGCGATACCGCGGCCTGACGGCACCCCGATGATCTTTGACTTCATCAAGGTGCCCACCTATCATCCGGACGGTACCAGAAAGGGGCTGATCGTCATCGGGCGGGACGTGACCGAGCGGAGTCGCGCCGAATGCGCCATCAGGGAGAGCGAAGAGAAGTACCGAACGCTCGTCGAGGAAATCAGGGACGGTTTCTTCATGACCGACCATTCCGGGACGATCACGTTTGCGACGCAGACCCTGGCCAATATCTTCGGGTGCGATGCCCCGGCGGAGATGGCGGGGCAGAGTTTCTCCAGATGGGTCAGCCCCGAACAGCGGAAATGGGCGGTATCCGCCTTCACCAGCGGGATCGAGACGGGGAAGATGTCGGAGACCCCAATCGAGGTGCCGGTGGTGCGGGAGGACGGTACATTGGCATGGACCGAGATCAAGACCTACCCGATCATCAGGAACGGCACTACCGAGGGGGCGAGGGGGATCGTCCGCGATATTACGGCGCGCAAACAGGCCTCCATCGCACTGGCGGAGAGCGAAGAGATATTCCACGCCGTCACGAATGCCGCCATCGACGGGATCATCATGATCGATGACCGGGGGTGCATCACCTTCTGGAACCCGGCGGCCGAACGGATCTTCGGCTACAGCGCCGGGGAGGCGATCGGCAGGAACGTCCATGATCTCATCGCCCCCGGACACCGGCACGCCACCATCAGAGAGGGGTTCAGGCATTTCAGCGCCACCGGTATCGGCCCGGTGATCGGCAGGACGCTCAGACTGGAGGCTGTCCGAAAGAGCGGCGAAGACTTCCCGATCGAACTCTCGGTCTCGGCGGTGCGGATGCGGGACGGATGGCACGCCGTCGGGATCGTCAGGGACGTCAGCGAACGGGTGCAGGGCTGA
- a CDS encoding ADP-ribosyltransferase family protein, whose translation MNAPPDRTIPIIACIALLLTLALAVMAIAPVSVTGCQGARASDDASSVPDHLEQTTLLLTAPDAADRIPYRERGFSDEVEASIAWWMAPDFYDTTSEYRGYLRGTTDEQAEYAEEKQVFYTFITENLDDAINASKLHSDLLLFRGISPGLAGMVIDHAEYTDAAFASTSYDITLSLGLFASPDETGYANVLILKRHAGDHALYINEDEREYLQPRDSAWYVARTVEVEDLTVESDFPLIVNNRTSASFEGVRLIYIVEEDG comes from the coding sequence CCCGGACAGGACCATCCCGATCATCGCCTGTATCGCCCTTCTTCTCACGCTCGCCCTCGCTGTCATGGCGATCGCCCCGGTCTCCGTCACAGGCTGCCAGGGCGCCAGAGCATCGGACGACGCTTCGAGCGTCCCCGACCACCTGGAGCAGACCACGCTCCTGCTGACCGCACCCGACGCCGCCGACCGCATTCCCTATCGGGAGCGGGGATTTTCGGATGAGGTCGAGGCCTCGATCGCCTGGTGGATGGCACCGGACTTTTATGACACCACCTCAGAGTACCGGGGATACCTGAGAGGGACGACCGACGAACAGGCCGAATATGCCGAAGAAAAACAGGTGTTCTACACATTCATCACCGAAAACCTTGACGACGCCATCAACGCCTCCAAACTCCATTCCGACCTCCTGCTCTTCCGCGGCATCTCACCGGGGTTGGCGGGCATGGTGATCGACCATGCCGAGTACACCGATGCCGCCTTCGCCTCCACCTCCTATGACATCACCCTCAGTCTGGGGCTGTTCGCATCACCAGACGAGACTGGATATGCGAATGTGCTGATCCTCAAGCGCCATGCCGGCGATCACGCACTCTATATCAACGAAGACGAGCGGGAATACCTCCAGCCCAGGGATTCGGCCTGGTATGTGGCGAGGACGGTGGAGGTGGAAGACCTCACCGTCGAGTCCGACTTCCCCCTCATCGTGAACAACCGCACCTCCGCATCTTTCGAGGGGGTCAGGCTGATCTATATCGTGGAGGAGGACGGATGA